DNA from Elaeis guineensis isolate ETL-2024a chromosome 2, EG11, whole genome shotgun sequence:
CCATTGCCACCAACCTCTCGAAGTGCTCGGCCATCGCGACGTCGCTCCGTATGTGCTCCATCAGGTTGGCCATGCCGTACCTCCGGATGACCACCCACAGCTTCATGGCTCGGAAGCGCCGGCTGAGCGCGATCTGCCAGTCCTTGTAGTCCACCACCGTTTTGGCATCACTAGCCTTGTTTTTGAGGTACTCGGGATTGCTGCACAAGGCGTCAACCAATGAGGATGGGCTCTTGACCCAGAGGCAGCAGCAATCCATGTTGGTGAGGAACCACTTGTGGGGATTCAGGCTGAACGAGTCGGCCAGCTCCACACCATCCAAGTAATGCCGGAATTCAGGGCATATACCCGAACTACCGGCATAAGCTGCATCGATGTGATACCAAACGCCATACTCGTTCGCGACTTTCCCCAGCTCTAATAGTGGATCCACGGCTCCAACAGCGGTGGTACCGATCGTGGCACACAGGTACAAGGGCACCAACCCTTTGGCGATGTCGGCCTCCATGGAGGACCGAACGCTGTCCGGAGTGAGTGCATAGTCCGACGCTGCTGATGTCGGGATGGCGCGGAAGTTGGATGGCGGGATGCCGATGAGCTTCGATGCCTTCTGAACCGTGGAATGTGTTTGATCGGATGCGTAGACCACCAGTTTGGTGATCCCATCGCCTCCCATCTTGGTCAAAGCGCTGTCTCGTGCTGCTGCTAGTGTGCACACCACCGCCTCGCATGTGCTCCCATGCAGGACACCGCCACCACCTTGGCCGCCGGAGAACAGGAAGGATGAGGGGAGCTTGAGCATCTTTCCCATCCAATCCATGACTATGCTCTCCAGCTCGGTGGCGGCTGGAGACGCGATCCAGTTGAATCCAACGACGTTCAGACCGGAGCAAAGCATCTCGCCGAGAAAGCCGGCGGTGCTCGCATTGGCCTGGAAGTATGCATAGAAGTTGGGGCTTTGCCAATGGGTGAGGCCAGGGAAGATGTCGTCGTGGATATCATCCAGAATGGTCTGGATGGGCTGAGGGAAAATGGGAGCTTGGTCGGGGAGACGCTTGCTCAGATACTCCGGCTCGACCTGGCTCCGGACCGGGTATCGCTCAATGTCTCGATAGTAGTTGGCTATGAAGTCGACCACCGCTCGAGACTCTTTCACCAAGACATCGGGGTCTAGTGGCTGGAAGGTCTCGATCGGGAGGCTGCCCATTTGGTTTGGCGGAGAGAGAGTTGGAGGAGTCTTAATGAGAACTATATATTAAGAGATCGAACTGGAGGAGATGGTCGAGATCGAGTTTCTGGTGGCAAAATTAAGGAAGGCTTATGGAACAATGGAGGAAAGTGATTTGGTTGGGTGGCGTGGAGGAGATATG
Protein-coding regions in this window:
- the LOC140855474 gene encoding tyrosine decarboxylase-like, which gives rise to MGSLPIETFQPLDPDVLVKESRAVVDFIANYYRDIERYPVRSQVEPEYLSKRLPDQAPIFPQPIQTILDDIHDDIFPGLTHWQSPNFYAYFQANASTAGFLGEMLCSGLNVVGFNWIASPAATELESIVMDWMGKMLKLPSSFLFSGGQGGGGVLHGSTCEAVVCTLAAARDSALTKMGGDGITKLVVYASDQTHSTVQKASKLIGIPPSNFRAIPTSAASDYALTPDSVRSSMEADIAKGLVPLYLCATIGTTAVGAVDPLLELGKVANEYGVWYHIDAAYAGSSGICPEFRHYLDGVELADSFSLNPHKWFLTNMDCCCLWVKSPSSLVDALCSNPEYLKNKASDAKTVVDYKDWQIALSRRFRAMKLWVVIRRYGMANLMEHIRSDVAMAEHFERLVAMDRRFEVVVPRKFALVCFRLKPRFQGDDPSELNRRLLEAVNSSGQAFMTHAVVARMFVVRFAIGATLTEMRHVEATWKLIQAKADGLLLNGSCEKISSSNGLFSL